In the genome of Tripterygium wilfordii isolate XIE 37 chromosome 19, ASM1340144v1, whole genome shotgun sequence, one region contains:
- the LOC119985539 gene encoding uncharacterized protein LOC119985539 — protein MLSKKRKVNEYDTVHLSKECSAIVQQKLLMKHKDQWSFTIPCTIGSTLIEQALCDLGASINLMPLSIAKHIGLNEISPTTMSLIMADQSIKYPRGIVEDVLVKVDKLVFPVDFVFLDMEEDSNIPIILGRPFLLTGHTLIDVEKGTLALRIADEQVTFKVLDATKYPLDNDSCFRIDTLDQILAWTHTTKSMKDPLKTCFDAWGCLKCV, from the coding sequence ATGCTATCTAAAAAGCGAAAGGTGAATGAATATGATACCGTACATCTCAGTAAAGAGTGTAGCGCTATTGTGCAACAAAAACTACTGATGAAGCACAAGGATCAGTggagtttcactataccttgCACCATCGGTTCTACTTTGATTGAGCAAGCTCTTTGTGACTTAGGTGCAAGTATAAATCTCATGCCACTCTCGATCGCCAAGCATATTGGGCTAAATGAAATTAGTCCCACTACTATGTCTCTTATCATGGCGGATCAGTCTATTAAATATCCAAGAGGCATTGTGGAGGACGTTTTGGTGAAGGTTGACAAGTTAGTCTTTCCGGtggattttgtgtttcttgatatggaggaggATTCTAATATTCCTATTATCTTGGGGAGACCCTTCTTGCTTACCGGACACACTCTTATTGATGTTGAAAAGGGTACTCTAGCTTTGCGGATAGCCGATGAGCAAGTCACTTTTAAGGTACTTGATGCTACCAAATACCCACTTGATAATGATTCTTGTTTTAGAATTGATACGCTGGATCAAATTCTTGCTTGGACTCATACAACAAAATCCATGAAGGATCCCCTAAAAACTTGTTTTGATGCATGGGGATGTCTTAAATGCGTATGA